A window of Flavobacterium flavigenum contains these coding sequences:
- a CDS encoding M28 family peptidase has product MKKIAFLLLIVSAFSCKNTQNITFKDNSNPSEYTEKISETNLKTMLYRIASDEMEGRETGSKGQKKAGLYMIEQYKKNGIPFPKGATDYYQHIPASYLNARHNENLPDSENIWAYIEGSEKPDEILVISAHYDHVGIQNGEVYNGADDDGSGTVALLEMAKVFAKAKKEGHGPKRSILFLHVTGEEHGLHGSRYYSENPLFPLANTVADINIDMIGRRDVEHAKTNNYVYVIGADRLSSDLHNAVVAQNEKYIKMDLDFKFNDPKDPNRFYERSDHYNFAKHGIPAVFFFNGVHEDYHGKDDIAEKIEYDALTKRTKLAFVVAWELANRENRPIVDKK; this is encoded by the coding sequence ATGAAAAAAATTGCATTTCTGTTATTGATTGTTTCTGCATTTTCATGTAAAAACACTCAAAATATTACCTTTAAGGACAATTCCAATCCTTCTGAATACACTGAAAAAATTTCCGAAACAAATTTAAAAACAATGCTTTACAGAATAGCTTCAGATGAAATGGAAGGCCGTGAAACCGGCTCGAAAGGACAAAAGAAGGCTGGACTTTACATGATAGAGCAATACAAAAAAAATGGAATTCCTTTTCCAAAAGGTGCTACAGATTACTATCAGCATATTCCTGCATCTTACTTAAATGCAAGACACAATGAAAACTTACCGGATTCAGAAAACATCTGGGCATACATTGAAGGTTCAGAAAAACCAGATGAAATTTTGGTAATCTCAGCTCACTACGACCATGTGGGTATTCAAAACGGAGAAGTTTACAATGGCGCTGATGATGATGGTTCCGGGACAGTAGCATTATTAGAAATGGCTAAGGTTTTTGCAAAAGCTAAAAAAGAAGGACACGGACCTAAACGTTCCATTTTATTTCTTCATGTAACCGGAGAAGAACATGGATTGCATGGTTCTCGTTATTATTCTGAAAATCCATTGTTTCCTTTAGCAAATACAGTTGCCGATATTAATATTGACATGATTGGCCGCCGTGATGTAGAACATGCTAAAACAAACAATTATGTCTATGTTATCGGAGCCGACAGATTATCATCTGATCTGCATAACGCTGTGGTGGCACAAAATGAAAAATATATTAAAATGGATCTTGATTTTAAATTCAATGATCCTAAAGACCCAAACCGTTTTTATGAGCGTTCTGACCATTATAATTTTGCGAAACACGGTATTCCGGCCGTTTTCTTCTTCAATGGCGTTCACGAAGATTACCATGGCAAAGACGATATAGCAGAAAAAATCGAATATGATGCTTTAACAAAAAGAACAAAATTAGCTTTTGTTGTTGCGTGGGAACTGGCCAATAGAGAAAACAGACCTATAGTTGATAAAAAATAA
- a CDS encoding PepSY-like domain-containing protein yields MKTKIITVALLLGFAVSTHAQKKIELTELPKPAQEFLKKYFSNTAVETVKKDAEHGEKGYEVKLKDGTEVEFWKDGAYREVDGGDKPIPTSFIPKNIKEYVAKHYPNEKITHIDYGHKDVDVDLTNKIDLEFTKEGKFIRGDKD; encoded by the coding sequence ATGAAAACGAAAATAATTACAGTCGCATTATTACTTGGTTTTGCAGTATCGACTCACGCACAAAAGAAAATTGAACTTACTGAATTACCAAAGCCGGCACAGGAGTTTTTGAAAAAGTATTTCAGTAATACTGCAGTAGAAACAGTTAAAAAAGATGCTGAACATGGTGAAAAAGGATACGAAGTAAAACTGAAAGACGGTACCGAAGTAGAGTTTTGGAAAGACGGCGCTTATCGTGAAGTTGATGGTGGCGATAAACCTATCCCAACCTCATTTATCCCCAAAAACATAAAAGAGTATGTGGCAAAGCATTATCCAAATGAAAAAATTACCCATATAGATTACGGGCACAAAGACGTTGATGTAGATTTAACAAACAAAATTGATCTTGAATTTACGAAGGAAGGTAAATTTATTAGAGGAGATAAAGATTAA
- a CDS encoding Lrp/AsnC family transcriptional regulator: MDSLDEFDIRIIKELEKDGRMAFSTIAANLKISNTMVHQRVNRLTEQGIISGIKPLVNEKKIGYDWASFTGITLNKDSDSERIIEALKTIPEITECYYVTGSFTLYIKIIAKNHEHMRNVLYEKIDRISGIAKTDSIVELGCAFKRNITL; encoded by the coding sequence ATGGATTCATTAGACGAATTTGACATCAGAATTATAAAAGAGCTTGAAAAAGACGGCAGAATGGCTTTTTCTACCATTGCAGCAAATCTGAAAATCTCAAATACAATGGTACATCAGCGTGTGAATCGTTTAACAGAACAAGGGATTATTTCAGGGATAAAACCTTTGGTTAACGAAAAAAAAATTGGTTACGACTGGGCTTCCTTTACCGGAATAACACTCAATAAAGATTCGGATTCAGAAAGGATTATCGAAGCTTTAAAGACTATTCCGGAAATCACCGAATGCTATTATGTTACAGGATCTTTTACACTTTACATCAAAATCATAGCTAAAAACCACGAACATATGAGAAATGTACTTTACGAAAAAATAGACCGGATTTCAGGCATTGCCAAAACCGATTCAATTGTAGAACTGGGATGTGCTTTTAAAAGAAATATTACACTTTAA
- a CDS encoding DUF3667 domain-containing protein translates to MSHNKIREDKTCLNCRHVVEQKFCPNCGQENSESRKTFHHLFIHFFEDLTHYENAFWKTIRNLLFKPATLTKEYLSGKRLSYLAPVRLYIFISFITFLLIAMFPVKVNENSNKSEKEINDEIAKATQGLNIKKENNKYFHFSNIKKIDSIPKYGKEEEKLNATSYWFAEKAIHISEKYTKKEIFTKFTESFFHNLPKILFIVMPFFAFFLWLFHNKKKWYYFDHGIFTLHYFSFLLLIFLVMFIMDRVVGLFGEDSPLNIISTITSIVGTIWMCYYFYPAHHRFYGESRIVSFVKSVLLFIINSLFILFLLTLYILYTFINIH, encoded by the coding sequence ATGTCACATAATAAAATCAGAGAAGATAAAACCTGTCTTAACTGTCGTCATGTTGTAGAACAAAAGTTTTGCCCCAATTGTGGACAAGAGAACTCAGAAAGCAGAAAAACATTTCATCATTTGTTTATCCACTTTTTTGAAGATCTGACACATTACGAAAATGCCTTTTGGAAAACGATACGAAATCTGCTTTTCAAACCGGCAACTTTAACCAAAGAGTATCTGTCGGGAAAAAGGCTTTCCTATTTGGCTCCGGTTCGTTTATATATTTTCATCAGTTTCATTACGTTTTTATTAATTGCTATGTTTCCTGTTAAAGTCAACGAAAACAGTAATAAAAGTGAAAAGGAAATAAATGACGAAATAGCTAAAGCTACACAAGGATTAAACATTAAAAAAGAAAATAATAAATACTTCCATTTTTCAAACATAAAGAAAATTGATTCTATTCCGAAATATGGAAAAGAAGAAGAAAAACTGAATGCTACCAGCTACTGGTTTGCTGAAAAAGCAATTCACATCAGTGAGAAATATACCAAAAAAGAAATTTTTACAAAATTTACAGAATCTTTCTTTCATAATCTTCCTAAAATTTTATTTATCGTTATGCCATTTTTTGCTTTTTTCTTATGGCTTTTTCACAATAAAAAAAAATGGTATTATTTTGATCATGGCATTTTTACACTTCACTATTTTTCTTTTTTATTATTAATTTTCCTTGTAATGTTTATTATGGACCGTGTTGTCGGTCTTTTTGGTGAAGATAGTCCCCTGAATATTATTTCCACTATTACCAGCATTGTTGGAACAATCTGGATGTGTTATTATTTTTATCCGGCTCATCATCGTTTTTATGGTGAATCAAGAATAGTTTCTTTTGTTAAAAGTGTATTGTTATTCATTATAAACTCTCTTTTTATTCTATTTTTGCTAACCTTGTATATTCTGTATACATTTATCAACATACATTAA
- a CDS encoding dienelactone hydrolase family protein: MKKSTFLILVISLYFNTINAQLKAVKYSDGNQVLNGLSVKATKKSSQNPGILLLPAWLGIDNASKEIAENLSKLGYTVFIADIYGEGNYPKNTAEAGKQAGFYKNNYQAYQKRIQLALDQLIKSGANADNIVAIGYCFGGTGVLEAARGKLNVKGVVSFHGGLGKDAARPSETITAKVLACHGADDPFVSKEEIAAFQQEMRDTKADWQMIYYANSVHSFTNPEAGNDNSKGAAYNPVAAKRSFEHLLLFLNEVLKK, encoded by the coding sequence ATGAAAAAATCAACATTCTTAATTTTAGTTATTTCCTTGTATTTCAACACTATTAACGCACAATTAAAAGCAGTAAAATACAGCGATGGAAATCAGGTTTTAAACGGACTATCAGTTAAAGCTACAAAAAAAAGCAGTCAGAATCCAGGTATATTACTTTTGCCAGCATGGCTTGGAATTGACAATGCTTCAAAAGAAATTGCCGAAAATTTATCCAAGCTGGGCTATACTGTTTTTATAGCTGATATTTATGGCGAAGGTAATTATCCTAAAAATACTGCTGAAGCAGGAAAACAAGCCGGTTTTTACAAAAATAATTATCAGGCGTACCAAAAACGTATTCAGCTGGCTTTAGATCAGTTAATCAAATCAGGTGCAAATGCGGATAATATTGTGGCTATTGGCTATTGTTTTGGTGGAACAGGAGTTTTAGAAGCTGCCCGAGGTAAATTAAATGTAAAAGGTGTGGTATCATTTCATGGCGGTTTAGGTAAAGATGCTGCCAGACCTTCTGAAACTATCACTGCCAAAGTTTTAGCTTGTCATGGAGCAGACGATCCATTTGTTTCAAAAGAAGAAATAGCTGCTTTTCAACAAGAAATGCGAGACACTAAAGCAGACTGGCAAATGATCTATTATGCAAATTCTGTACATTCATTCACAAATCCAGAAGCCGGAAATGACAATTCTAAAGGTGCTGCTTACAATCCGGTTGCTGCAAAACGATCTTTTGAACATTTACTGCTTTTCCTGAACGAGGTACTTAAAAAGTAA